Genomic window (Gasterosteus aculeatus chromosome 1, fGasAcu3.hap1.1, whole genome shotgun sequence):
CATTAAActctccgtcacacacacataccaacaACAGACATGTATATAGTATGTGCATAATTAACTGCAAAGACAACCCCCCACCTTACCACACACTTTCTCACTTGCCGGCTGCTTCTAGAAGGAGTCGGATGGCTCAATGTGTTTAAAGCATTAGGTAAGCATGGATCCAGCAGTGCTCCTCGGGCTGATATCATATGTCTTGCTTCATTACTGTCTGGTGTATACATTCAGCTGCATCTCTAAccctccatctatccatccctcTTTCCCCCacttctcccctctcctcttcccccccaggGTGCGTTAACGCAGCAGGCCATCTCAAGATGTTCGCTAAAGCATAGATGAGGTTTAGAGAAAGATTACGTGTGTGGGCGGTGCAGAAAtgatcaaaataaaatgcaggtaGGGAAAAGAAGTTGAATAGCAATTAATTGAACtttaacaaaatgttgtttgtccTGGCTGCACAGGTCTTCTATTTGAGGGTCCTTATGTGACATTAACTACTGGGAGGGTGCTGACCAAAACCGCCTCAACAGCGTGAGGCCGaccgggaggagggggagagatcCAAGTAGCGAGCTTGTAACCTGTAGCCTGCCGACTGTTACCTCACACCTCACGTCCTGCAGCTGAACGTGTATGAGGCACCAGACACACTGGGGCTTTTACTCCAAACTTTACTGCACCACTTGGCCTGCTGCGTCCCGCTGCAGGCAGCActcggctaacgttagcacctTTCTCCCTTCGTAAGCTGTTTACAGTGTGACTGCATGTATTTGTGTGAAAGATCACGGACGACTCAAAGCagtggtggggggtgggggaaaaaGGGGGGATATCATGTGACGCGGTCCGCAGTGGTTGTAACAGAAAGACTCCAGGTGTGCACAGTGTAACACAACAATTGGTAGGAGGAGGACTTTCTTAGTCCACGTCGGTCTGCTAATCTAAAAACCTGAAGCTGCCGGTGAAGCCAGAGTGTCTACTGATTTGTGTTGAATCAAAGCTCgacatttctttgtttgtgttgttataCTCAACTGCAGAAGTCCGGAGGGACACGAGTGTGGAAAGGTAGtagagggagatggagaaagtactggaaacagaaaaaaagattacataTAGAGAAAAGGGATACCTCAGTAAAATCCAAAAAGAAGAGCGGTTTACTTCTCTTAAATGCTGTTAAGGGACATTTCTTAGTTGTGTCGTTCACCATCACTTATGGTCATGAAGCGGATAGGAATAAAAGTCCTCCTTCAATTACTGTGCGTCTGCTAGTCCTATCACAAAGCTTTTATTATAGAAAGAGGGGAGAGGTTAATCAGCTTTTGGCGTACACGGGGTCCCCCTGCCCCCCGTGTATGCAATAGACGAGTATAGCAGAGTGTATGTTTACGAGTGCGAGTGCCGGACTTGGCAGGGCCTCGCGCTACTTCAGTGTCTCACAGTTCATCACAGCgcaatgactgactgactgggcCCCCGTCTTTCTAGCGGAGTTTACATTACGTGCATGCgcactccctcacacacaacccccccgaATGTCATCGCTTCTCTTCTCTAAACTTGTCATCGTTTTGGAGTTCCTAAGCTGCCTCCCAGATAATTATTTAAAATCCGAGATAACGCTCTGTGGCCATTAACCGTGttctactctctctctctctgtctctatctctctctctctcgtttccaTTGTTCACTTTctcccctcgccccctccctgcagtggtcctacGCACTGGAGAAGCCCAACACAGGGAGTGTGTTCAGCTTGGCCTGGTCCGCAGACGGCACACAGCTGGCCGGGGCCTGTGGCAACGGGCAGGTCATCTTTGCCCACGTGGTGGAGCAGCATTGGGAGTGGAAGAACTTTGTGATCACCCTTACCAAGCGGAGAACCATGCAGGTAGAAAGAGAGCCACAGACACCAACACACTTCGACGTTTACGTTTTGACCTTCAggagagtatatatatatatgtatagatgtCATATAGTCAATATAGACTTGTCTAGGGTCTCGGTGACTCATGTCGTTCTGAACTGTCAATAACAGAAATACTTTTCAACTAGACTGATGGTGAACTTGTACGCCCACGCATGAGGAATCCAGCttgattcattgattcattcattgAGTCTCGGTCCGTCGTATAATTTGTCGTGTTTTTACACGTCAAAGGTTTTCAAACAAACATCACTGAAAATCAGTGTTTCCGTGACGACGACTGATAGATTCTCAAACATTAACATTGCCAAACTTGGTTTATATCGGCATGACAAGACGTATTGCAGTGCCATGGGCAGGCCTGTAAAGAGGGGAGTGAATATGCCATGTGGTGAAGCAAATGCTATATATTGAAGTAGGACCCTCCCTGTGTGCCAGCGTGCAGCCCTGCAATGACAATGACCAGCCTGTCTCGCTGCCTCTCTCGCTCCGCCATTCTCTACTGTTTATACTCCTGCTGTAGAGTTTTCATGCGGTTAACACGCccaaatgtacatatatatatatatatatatatatatatatatatacacacacacacacacttacagttaCAAggtcacacacatacatgtgtgcCTACACAGACATCTTTACCAAGTGGAGGTTGTGTAAACCAAACAAAGTTGGGTCATCagccatttatttttttgcttcgCAGGCacttttctgtctccctctgcccCCTCTCCCCTTATAGCGGTCCTCTTTTAAAAGTGCACATCTGCCAGTGGTTTGTGAATCAGCCAGCTAAATTTACCACCTCGCggtcaaatgttttttattcctgGTTGTGTTTCATGTAAATGTGGCCTGCAGAATAGGACGATTTGTAAAGCTGTAAAAATAACCCCACCTTTCACCTGGTGCTGGAGAAAGCCGTTTCATTCATTTACAGAGCGAGGTGGAGGGAAGTATTTATCTAtgcaggtgaaaaaaaaatgagtaCCAACCAGCCCACACTCACAAGCCTAAAACAGTAGAAGCAGCTTCATCCGACCACAGTGGCTCTGCAGACCCTTGGACGTACTGTAGACTGTTTCCTGTGTACATTAGGAATAAATACTCTCCCATGTGTACGTGACTAGGTTCAGCCCTCCGTTAGGAAAGCCAGCGTCTTCCCTTCATTGTTTGCGTGTCGCAATGTAAAGTGTTTGTCCCGTAGTATAAAGTTCATTACTGAGAGATTTATTCCTCTctaccccccctcctcgctccctcctgtcccgtccttcttcttcctcaggtCAGGAATGTGATGAACGATGCATTGGACGTACTCGAGTTCCGAGATCGAGTTATCAAAACCTCCCTGGCATACGGTCACCTTGTGGTCGCCACTTCCCTCCAGTGCTATGTCTACAAGTCAGTAGAACACTCTTCCTTTGCATGTCTCCAGTGGTCctcttgattttattttgacactgGACTGAACATTCACATATTATGAAtttatatttcttctttttatatCAGGATCTTGTGCAACAGATGAACACGTATTTTACACCTATAGAGCAAATCCTGAGGATCATCTTCAGAAGCAGATGAAATACACTGAGATTCTATGCTGTGTAGATCAGATACATTTTATCAAAGAATTAGAAGAACAAGGACATCTTACTAAACTGCTGATTCTTACTAGTCTAATTATCTGGTGACCCTCTGTATGTGTTAGTGTcctttttactttacttactgTATTTGTGTCGTCATATTTGTATTAGTGCCTGATCTATCTGTAGACTTATCTCTTGTCTACAGACATTGACATTGCCTTTATCTAGTTTTCTACCCTGTTCTGTTCTTGGCCTCGTCTCTCTGGTCTTCTCACCTCTGGACTCCTACCAGATTTAGAGCTATGCTCTtagatattttgtgttttcacagattttactgtgtgtttttctgctgtTCACTTGTGCCAGCTCAAGGAACTGGAATACTCCGCTCATCTTTGACCTGAAGGAGGGAACAGTGAGCCTCATCCTGCAAGCGGAGAAGTGAGTCCCTCCATTCCAGGAGCAGTGCAACAAAAGGGAGAAATAGCTCTTGCTTCTCTAATGCTCCAGTGCTCCACACTGATCAGTCATCAGGCAGCAAaccaagcatgcacacacacattctgaatACACGGGGGTCTGTGCTCTAGATTAGCCAGCCTCGTCATACAATAAGGCTGAGAGCGAAACCACTGGGGGAAATTGTATTAATACAGAGTAGCTCTTGTGCAACACTTAAGTGCAGAGGCCCTGACACTCAACATAAGGCTAAATAGGTTATTGGCCATTCTGAAATCACATTTGAGATTGATGAGTTGCCGAGTTGTGTTACAGTGCATTACTTTTCTAAATGACCTGCGTGTGTCAATTGAATAACTGTTGAAGAGTGTTTATTCATCTTCTCTTTAACATTTAGTATTGTTCCCCCTCTGTGCCGTCCCACTCAGCCACAGATAATGTCATAGATATATTGCTGTTATTGTAACTCTGATTTACTGTACTGTCCCGTCTCCCCCACCCAGACATTTTCTGCTCGTGGATGGAGCAGGGTTGTATACGTTCTCCTACGAGGGAAGATTGATTTCCTCGCCCAAGTTCCCTGGTATGAGAGCTGACATCCTAAATGCCACGAGTGTCTCCCTTAGTAATGACAGCATCGCCATCCGAGACAAGAGTGATGAAAAAAGTAAGGGGATTGCTGTCACCTGTTTAATCATGAAAATAAATTGGACTGTGcttctgcagtgttctctttttgtttctcttcacCAGTCATCTTTCTCTTGGACGCCCTGACCGGGAAACCCCTTGGTGACGGCAAGCCCCTGACTCACAAGGTGGGTAATCCTTTGCCCTAAATTGACCTTATGTGTGTCAGCACCAATGAGCTCAACACACTTGCCACTGCGGCAAAGCGACAAATATTTGTCGCCAATTAGATCAGTTCTGTTGTTGTGTCATGTTGCTGTTAGTGTGTTGCTTAAAGACTTGTGTCTAAtttgattatgcaaatgagagACTCATTTGACTGGTTACACTATTACATACAACCCAGTTATCTATGCCATAGGTTAGTTTTTGTGCATCACGGTAATTACCATATTACTCTATCTAGCTGGAGGTGGTAGAGGTTGCTCTGGATAAGTGTGGCCCATCCACTGAGAGGAAGATCGCCCTGATAGACAAGAACCGTGACCTCTACATAACCTCTGTGCGTCATCTTGGGCGGGAACCCAAAATCTGCAAAATCGGTGAGACAAGGAGGGCGCTCTCTTGAGAAGATGTGTTTGACTGGCTCTGTTTTTATACGCACAGATGGACGTGATCATTGTGTGTGCTCTGTTGTGCAGGTAGCATGGTCCACAGTGTGGCTTGGAATGATGCTGCCAACATCCTGTGTGGAATCCAAGACAACCTGTTCACAGTGTGGTACTACCCGAGCGTTGTCTTCACTGACAAGGAACTGCTGCCGAAAACCCTGCTCACAAAGGATGGCAGGTAGACTGCAGTCATCGTCTCCCAGTTTTAACACTATTTATTCATGGACAGCTAATATACGTAAAATAGGAGCCTTCCAGCTCATTCCCGAGGTGCAACACATGGCACTTAAGGCTCTATTTTTTGCTGTCAGATTGTGAAATGCTTCCTGCCCAAAAGGCCTCACCCTCAGCTTCAGCACAGAAGCTGCAATACACTTTCTATACCGCCGATCACAGACTAGTTTTGCTTGTCTCTCGACCTGTGTCAAGGGTTAATGGCTCGCTGTTTTTTGATTTTTGCACTGACAGCAAAACTTGAGCATGTGGTTACTTggtggtagtttttttttttttttttcaaactgttaTGAGTgttacgtgcgtgtgtgtgaacgtaTTTTCTCTCTTCAAAGCGAGTTCAGCCGTGCACCCCACATTCTGGGCTATGTGGGCACCAAGGTGACGTTACGCCAAGGGGACGGTTCACTGGTTTACAGCAGCGTGCCTCCCTACCCAGCCCTCCTGCACGAATACAGCACCACGGCGCGCTGGGAGGACGCACTGCGCCTCTGTCGCTTCGCCAAGGTAAGATAGGAAGCTGGCGAATCTCTATTTGTGTGGGTGAGTGTGCCAGTGAGGACATTGTCGGGCGTTAGGTCTTTGTATTTTCTATACCCCCCTGAAATATTATTCAGTTGTTGGATATCCGGACAAAAATCACAGTGTCAAGTACTTCTTACTCATTGACTCAAACTTTGTATTTATATAGTTGATCTTGGTATAGTGTGACATCTATACAGCTGGttcctgtgttgtgtgtgtctatcGCATGCATCTGTGGGACGGCGAGCGAGACGGGGTCTGAAACGAGAAAGCAGCAGACAGGTTTATGGGACCAGACCAGCAGGCTTTAATTAGCCTTCAATTAGCCTGGTGACACCATTTACCGGATTTAGCGCCCTAAAACCTCACTCGTGAATACACACTCCACTCTATGGAAACGTAaactcttctctctcacacacacacacacacacacacactggatgctgttttgtttgtttcttcatttgggCAATGATGCAATAACCACATCCCTGGAGAAATGGACTGCTAGTAGCAAGAAGAGGGTGGGACAAAAGGGACGGAGAGAGACGCACCGGTTTTAAGAGTTTTTTTCCTcgacccctcccccctctactTCTGGTAAGAGTTCGGTGGCAGCACGGCTTTTCCTAGAATTACAGTAATTGTCAGTAAGCCGTGACAGAATCAAAGTTGACACAGGAAATAGTTTTGAGTCATACCCAAAAAAAGGAATGCGTAATCTCCGGCGGTGTTATTTGTTGTTTCTAACATGGTCCTACTGATGGACACCAATTAAATCGGAGATTCCGCAGTGGTGGTTCGAGTGAGATGTTTGCTCAATTGGTGGTTACGGCTTCGTTTTAATGAAGGCAGCTGCGTGGAACAAAGTGGTGACACATTCTTTTTACACTTATTCATGTTGTGTACAGCAAATGTTtctggttgtttttgtgtgtgtgatgcatgtTTTCCTAGTGGCCTGCCGGTATATGTGCAGGATGTGATGAGGTCTATAAAGACACCGTCACACCCTTATCACTGTGCACACACATCTATCACACATTCTGAAGGCACAGTTTGGAGTGCAGGCGGCCTGTGTACTATTCAAATAGAGGTTTATCTGTTCGCTCAGAGTGCCGTTGAACTTTTGATCTGAAACGCTTTCTGCATTGAGATGACATTAAAAATCGACTTTGGCGCATGGAGTGGAGAGgctgcgccgggaaccgcaaggttggcggttcgaagcCTTACatctccatgtcccatgtcgaagtgtccctgagcaagacaacctgacccctaattgctcttgtaaaaaaaaatatgggttaaaaatgcaatgtaagtcgctttgggtaaaagcgtcagctaaatgacctgtaatgtagtgtaatacaaaaataaaatcataattGTATTCATATGTACataattaaatgtaataaaatggtAAATGTGAAAACACATTCAACCACCTGAGATAGTGTCATCTAAACATACCTCTGCTCCCCACACCTATAGGACCAATCTTTGTGGGCGTGTCTTGCTGGTATGGCGATGGCAAACAGGGAGCTGACCACAGCGGAGATGGCCTATGCCGCCATTGGGGAGGTGAGAACATTAGTTAATCTCCAACTCAACTGAATTCCagcacacacaagtacacacacggTTGCTTTAACTGTAACAATGATTTTGA
Coding sequences:
- the ift80 gene encoding intraflagellar transport protein 80 homolog, coding for MGRIEKSVEAHKGAVLAGRWNYDGTALVTAGEDGQIKIWSKSGMLRSTLASQGSPVYSVAWGPDSGRILYTSGRQLVIKPLQPSAKVIQWKAHDGIVLKVDWNSVNDVILSGGEDCKYKVWDSFGRLLYSSLSHDYPVTSLSWAPDGEVFAVGSFNTLRLCDKTGWSYALEKPNTGSVFSLAWSADGTQLAGACGNGQVIFAHVVEQHWEWKNFVITLTKRRTMQVRNVMNDALDVLEFRDRVIKTSLAYGHLVVATSLQCYVYNSRNWNTPLIFDLKEGTVSLILQAEKHFLLVDGAGLYTFSYEGRLISSPKFPGMRADILNATSVSLSNDSIAIRDKSDEKIIFLLDALTGKPLGDGKPLTHKLEVVEVALDKCGPSTERKIALIDKNRDLYITSVRHLGREPKICKIGSMVHSVAWNDAANILCGIQDNLFTVWYYPSVVFTDKELLPKTLLTKDGSEFSRAPHILGYVGTKVTLRQGDGSLVYSSVPPYPALLHEYSTTARWEDALRLCRFAKDQSLWACLAGMAMANRELTTAEMAYAAIGELPRVQYINFIKEQPSKESSLAHMLMFSGQIQEAEATLLQAGLIYQAIRISIDLFNWERALELAVKHKTHVDTVLAYRGKFLQKFGRKETNKRFLQYAEGVEVDWEKIQAKMDMELAKERERAANTSVRSSVASRR